One window from the genome of Cucumis melo cultivar AY chromosome 10, USDA_Cmelo_AY_1.0, whole genome shotgun sequence encodes:
- the LOC103489083 gene encoding homeobox-leucine zipper protein ATHB-16 translates to MDSETTHFLSKPEASSLPCFWVSDSCSSMKGEGTLGGKKRRLSVDQVRLLEKNFNDENKLEHERKVQIAEEIGLRPRQVAVWFQNRRARSKMKRIESDYECLNAEYDKLKSDFDSLLNMNHELKEEVDQLRAKWAAMEKMKNHFEPVGVEAMVSSVTELEKAKAKTMGEILYKVQMGSSRHELEGSLSSSKSDCFYSESPTRENQSKSANFLQDEEDELGYLGKLEDELSADELMNSFNILSSAVENQSFCFWS, encoded by the exons ATGGATTCTGAAACAACCCATTTTCTATCAAAACCTGAAGCTTCTTCTCTCCCCTGTTTCTGGGTCTCTGATTCTTGCTCTTCCATGAAAGGAGAAGGAACCCTTGGTGGGAAGAAGAGAAGGCTCTCAGTTGATCAAGTTCGGTTGCTTGAGAAGAATTTTAATGATGAGAATAAGCTTGAACATGAGAGGAAAGTTCAGATTGCTGAGGAGATAGGGTTGAGACCTCGTCAAGTTGCGGTTTGGTTTCAGAATCGAAGGGCTCGATCTAAGATGAAAAGAATTGAGAGtgattatgaatgtttgaatGCTGAATATGATAAGCTTAAGAGTGATTTTGATAGTCTTCTTAATATGAATCATGAACTCAAAGAAGAG GTTGATCAACTAAGAGCAAAATGGGCTGCTatggagaagatgaagaatcaTTTTGAACCAGTTGGAGTTGAAGCCATGGTTTCATCAGTTACAGAACTTGAAAAAGCAAAAGCAAAGACAATGGGTGAAATTTTGTATAAAGTTCAAATGGGCTCATCAAGACATGAATTAGAAGGTAGCCTGAGTTCAAGCAAAAGTGATTGTTTTTATTCTGAAAGCCCCACAAGGGAAAACCAATCAAAGTCAGCCAATTTCTTgcaagatgaagaagatgaattaGGTTACTTAGGGAAACTAGAAGATGAACTTTCTGCCGATGAGCTCATGAATTCCTTTAACATTCTTAGTAGTGCAGTTGAAAATCAATCTTTCTGCTTTTGGTCTTAG
- the LOC103489082 gene encoding uncharacterized protein LOC103489082, translating into MTTSLPLTSPLFSAFSPRKTLFSLKLNRPSITQSTHSLHFSSPFVNVPHSNCSDPVSSTSRIIRTVPRSSSNGFLEDDEIIPSFEEKPIKVLILVLFWASLSLAWFAASGDAKAAVDSIRASNFGLKIASALQSSGWPAEAVVFALATLPVIELRGAIPVGYWMQLKPVTLTVLSVLGNMVPVPFIILYLKKFATFLAGRNASASQFLDMLFKRAKEKAAPVEEFQWLGLMLFVAVPFPGTGAWTGAIIASILDMPFWSGVSANFFGVVVAGLLVNLLVNLGLKEAIVTGAILFIISTFMWSILRMIKKSFEKMN; encoded by the exons ATGACTACTTCTTTACCATTAACTTCTCCATTATTCTCTGCATTTTCGCCGAGAAAGACCCTTTTTTCGCTCAAGCTTAATCGGCCCTCCATCACTCAGAGTACACATTCTCTTCATTTTTCGAGTCCATTTGTAAATGTTCCTCATTCCAACTGTTCTGATCCTGTTTCCTCGACTTCTCGGATCATTCGTACTGTCCCTCGAAGTTCTTCAAATGGGTTTCTCGAAGATGACGAGATTATCCCTTCATTTGAGGAGAAGCCGATTAAAGTTCTGATTTTGGTTCTGTTTTGGGCATCTTTATCCCTTGCTTGGTTTGCTGCTTCTGGGGATGCTAAAGCTGCTGTTGATTCTATCAGAGCTTCGAATTTTGGGCTAAAGATCGCCAGCGCATTGCAAAGCTCAGGCTGGCCTGCTGAGGCTGTAGTGTTTGCCCTTGCTACGCTTCCTGTAATTGAGCTCCGTGGGGCCATTCCTGTTGGTTACTGGATGCAGCTTAAGCCTGTTACTCTAACCGTTCTATCAGTACTTGG GAACATGGTTCCTGTACCCTTCATCATACTCTATTTGAAGAAATTTGCAACTTTTCTAGCGGGAAGGAATGCATCTGCCTCTCAATTCCTCGATATGTTATTCAAGAGGGCCAAAGAGAAAGCTGCACCTGTTGAAGAGTTTCAGTGGCTTGGTCTGATGCTATTTGTGGCCGTGCCTTTCCCCGGAACAGGAGCTTGGACTGGTGCCATAATTGCTTCCATCTTAGACATGCCATTCTGGTCAGGTGTCTCTGCAAATTTCTTTGGTGTTGTAGTGGCAGGGCTTCTAGTCAACTTGTTGGTGAATCTTGGTCTGAAGGAGGCCATTGTCACTGGAGCGATTCTTTTCATTATATCAACATTCATGTGGAGTATTCTTCGAATGATAAAGAAAAGCTTTGAGAAAATGAACTAA